The Penaeus chinensis breed Huanghai No. 1 chromosome 29, ASM1920278v2, whole genome shotgun sequence genome window below encodes:
- the LOC125040736 gene encoding UDP-glycosyltransferase UGT5-like, protein MKRAVLALALALTGVAWAELAPPERSYKILMLLPVSSKSHRNVFLPVAEGLADRGHKVVLVVNHPPVSKHPNIEEIDHDLPDFKTESMDLFATRADPAGVFTLFQKALPNLARKLYKVPKVKELYDRRKEFDIIIIDHMFNEVVYPFAHEMPFITIATPGMDARQSAVYGNVQNPAYVPSLMKTFPLPMSMLHRILNTIEHIRSAVSWRFLDVLPSVQKEISAQFPDLPSLLDIERNQSLTLMNSHFTVTGVLPLLPSQVEVGAMHCRPGKPLPKDLESWISGAGSEGVVYFSLGSVAQGQSMPKKYRDMFVEAFKQLKQRVIWKYEEALEGVSDNVLMRKWLPQQDILAHPNVRVFITHGGLLSTQESFYHSTPVLAVPIFGDQPKNGMDIQASGLGLMLVWEELTVELIVDSLQELLNNPKYKATADEVQSALRDQPQSPKDRAVFWTEYVIRHKGAPRLRSPAAQLSWVEFLMLDVLLALHVTVFVLVYLLRRLLGAICSRVFGSRSTGKKKKRE, encoded by the exons ATGAAGAGGGCGGTGCTGGCCCTGGCGCTGGCGCTGACGGGCGTGGCGTGGGCGGAGTTGGCTCCACCCGAGAGATCCTACAAGATCCTGATGCTGTTGCCAGTATCCTCGAAGAGTCACAGGAATGTCTTCTTGCCGGTTGCTGAAGGGCTGGCCGATCGAGGACACAAG gtCGTGCTCGTGGTCAACCATCCTCCGGTGTCAAAGCATCCAAACATTGAGGAAATCGACCATGACCTGCCAGATTTCAAAACAGAATCCATGGATTTATTTGCAACAAGAGCTGACCCGGCTGGTGTTTTCACCCTGTTCCAAAAAGCTCTTCCCAATCTCGCCAGGAAGCTGTACAAAGTCCCTAAAGTTAAAGAGCTCTATGACAGAAGAAAGGaatttgacattataattattgatcaCATGTTCAATGAG GTTGTGTATCCCTTTGCCCACGAGATGCCCTTCATCACCATAGCGACGCCCGGGATGGATGCTCGCCAAAGTGCTGTCTACGGCAACGTCCAGAACCCTGCTTATGTACCCAGTTTAATGAAGACTTTCCCCCTCCCTATGAGCATGTTACACCGCATTCTCAATACTATTGAGCACATCAGGTCTGCTGTCAGCTGGCGGTTCTTGGATGTCCTTCCCTCCGTGCAGAAGGAG ATCTCAGCCCAGTTCCCGGATCTTCCATCGCTGCTGGACATTGAACGTAACCAGAGCCTTACCTTGATGAACTCACACTTCACGGTGACTGGTGTTCTGCCTCTGCTGCCGTCCCAGGTGGAAGTGGGGGCCATGCACTGTCGCCCTGGCAAGCCCCTTCCTAAG GATTTAGAGTCCTGGATCAGCGGCGCAGGATCAGAGGGAGTCGTGTACTTCAGTCTCGGCTCCGTGGCTCAAGGTCAGTCGATGCCCAAGAAATACCGAGATATGTTCGTGGAGGCCTTCAAGCAGCTCAAACAGAGAGTCATCTGGAAGTACGAGGAGGCGCTGGAGGGCGTCTCTGACAACGTGCTGATGCGGAAGTGGCTGCCGCAGCAGGATATTCTCG CTCACCCAAACGTCCGGGTCTTCATCACCCACGGAGGACTCCTCAGCACTCAGGAGTCCTTCTACCACTCCACGCCAGTCCTCGCGGTCCCCATCTTTGGCGATCAGCCCAAGAATGGCATGGATATACAGGCCAGCGGACTCGGTCTGATGTTGGTGTGGGAGGAACTGACGGTCGAGCTCATCGTAGACAGTCTCCAGGAACTTCTCAATAACCCCAA GTACAAAGCCACAGCCGACGAAGTTCAGAGTGCTCTCCGCGACCAGCCTCAGAGCCCGAAGGATCGCGCCGTGTTCTGGACGGAGTACGTGATCCGGCACAAGGGCGCTCCCCGGCTGCGGTCTCCGGCGGCGCAGCTATCGTGGGTCGAGTTCCTCATGCTGGACGTGCTGCTGGCGCTCCACGTCACTGTGTTCGTGTTGGTGTACTTGCTCCGCCGCCTTCTGGGAGCCATCTGCTCGCGGGTCTTCGGGTCCCGGAGCAcaggcaagaaaaagaagagggagtga